ACGCCGACCTCCCGCTCGGCGAGTTTCGGGTTCCCCTCATGTTTCTCGCAACGGGCGTCGCAGCTGCAGGCATCGGTCTGGGAGCAGATATGAACAAATCGAGCAATGGGAACTGAACCGTAGCTCCATGACCGCAGATGAATCCCGACGGGAAGGAGTGACGCAGGACTCTTCCGGTAACCTCCCACCCTGTACTGAACGGTGAGAATTTCCTATCGCAGGTGAAACGAACGAGCGTTGAGCGTCCGCGAGCGAGCGGCTCGAAGAGCCCGAGCGGAGCGGTTCACTCGCGCGATAGCGCGAGGCCCAAGCGACCCCAGAGGGGTCGCGCAGGGCTTTTGGTGGAGCTTTTTATCGAGCGCCCGGCGACGCCGGGCGCTCGCAATAAAAAGGTCCGTTAGAAGGTAGAGAGTTCGCCGTCGATGACGCGTTGGGTGATGTCGGTGACGTTGGCGAGTTCGTCGTCGACGATGGCTTGGATGTCGGCTTCGACGTCGGCGATGGCGGTGTCGTCGTCGGTGACGACGTGGACGTCGGCGACGTGGGGTTCGTCGATGGGGCGGCCGATCTGGGAGAGGAGGCGGACGCGGAGGTCGCGGATTCCCTCTACTTCGTCGACGACGGAGTGCGCGATTTCGGTGGAGAGGAGGTTGTAGATCTTCCCGATGTGGTTGACGGGGTTCTTTCCACTGGTTGCTTCCATGCTCATGGAGCGGTTGGGGGTGATGAGGCCGTTGGCGCGGTTTCCTCTTCCTACTGAGCCGTCGTCGCCCTGTTCGGCGCTGGTGCCGGTGGTGGTGAGGTAGATGGAGCCGTCTTCGTAGTCGTCGGCGGTGTTGACGTGGACGGAGACGTCGCGCGTGGTGTATTCGTCGGCGAGGTCGAGGACGGCGGACTGGATGTCGCCGACGAGTGCTTCGTAGTCGTCGAGGCCGTCGATGTAGGCGTCGACGGCGGCGGCGGCGACGGTGAGGTCGATCTGGTCGCCTTCGCGTTTCCCCATGACTTTGACGTCCTGACCGATGCCGGGGTGGTCGTCGTGGAACGCGCGGTTGAGGTAGCGTTCGGTTTCGAGGACGAGCGTCTCGGTTTCGGTGAGGGGCGCGTGGCCGACGCCGAAGGAGGTGTCGTTCGCCATCGGGACCTGCTTGCCGTCCTCGCCGAAGACGTCTTGGAGGTCGCCGGATCCTTCGCCGAGTTTCACGTCGACGATGACGTCCGTTTCGAGGTCGAGGTCGGGGAAGTGCTCGCGGAGGTAGTCGCGCGCGGCTTCGAGCGCGATGGAGTCCACGGGGATGTGGTGTTCGACGCCGTCGTCGTCGACGTAGTACTTCGTCGCGCGGCCGACGATGAGGATGTAGATGGGTTCGACGACTTCGCCGCCGCCGTAGGCCGGCGCGGCGTTCCCGGCGACGAGCTGCGTCTCGTCCGTGTTGTAGTGGAGGACTTTCCCGACGCGGTCGAGGTAGGTCTGGGCGAGCTCTCGGGAGACGCGCTCGGCGATGCCGTCACAGATGGAGTCGGGGTGGCCGATGCCCTTTCGCTCGACGATTTCGACGGCCTCGTCCTCGACCGCGCCGCGGTCGAGGGTCTGCACGCGGATGTTCCGCTCAGTCATACTCGCTCTTGGCGCTCGCCCGGCCTATAACCTTCCGGAACCACACGGACTGTGAGTATACCTACCAGTTATTCGAGGAGGAGGCCGAGGTAGGACGTCGTCACCTGACTCTCGGGGTCGAGGCCGAGGTCGCGGAGCACGTCGAACGCGCCCTCGCGCGCGGACTCGACGTCCCCTGACTCCCGTTCGACTTCGACGAACTCGCCGACGCCCTCCACGGTGTCGAGCGTCACGGTGTACCCCTTGAAGTCGAAGTGGGTGCGCGTCTTGTTGACGGTCGCCGCGGGGTCGAAGTCGAGGGCTTCGAGAATCGCGCCCATGTCGTCGCCGTCGCCGACGCCCACCTCGATCTCGCGGCGCGTCTTCGACTTCGTATCCACTTTCGGGCCCTTGTACGTCACGCGCGCCGCCTCCGTGCGCTCCGTGTCGTCCTCGAAGCGGACGCGTCGGATGCGGAGCGCCTCGTCGGTCGCTTCGAAGTCGCGGTGAGGCGCGTTGTAGTAGGTGTCTGACTGGTGGACGGTGTCGGATTCGGTGGCGTCCGTGTCCGCGAGCGCCGCGCGGACCTCGTCGTGGTCCGCGGGGACTTTCACTTCGACCTCGTACATAGTCGTGGGTCGCGGACCGATTGGATAAACCGCCCGGAACCGCGCGGCTCTATAGCTCTCCCTATCCCTCATAGCGACCTTCATAATCCACACGGGACGATACATAGTCGAGCCGATGTCAACGCAGTCCCACCTCGTCGACCCGGACGCGGATGCACTGGCCGCCGTCGTCGAATCCGGCGTCACCGGCCCCGACCGCTGCACGGTCTACCCGCGAGACCTCCCGGAAGCCGACCGGACGACCACGTGGCTCACCGTCAACGCGTCAGTCCTCTGCGACCTCGACGACCACCGGTAGCTCGCGCGGCGGAAACGTGATTCTTAAGGGTGGAACGACTGTCCATTGGTGTATGAGTGACGACCAAGAGGCCGACGTGGCCGACGAGACCGAGGCCGACGAAGCGGCCGAGGAAGAGACCGGATTCCAGCGCGGCGACTTCATCAAACTCGCGTACACCGCACGAACCGTCGAGGACGGCGACCTCGTCGACACCACCGACAAGGAAGTGGCCGAGGAAGCCGACGTCGACGTCGAGGACCGCGACTTCTCCCCGCGCACCATCGTGCTCGGCGAGGGCCACATCTTCGAACCCGTCGAAGAGGACATCATCGGGAAGGAGATCGGCGACGACGGCAGCGTCGTCGTCCCCGCCGCCGACGCGTTCGGCGAGTACGACGAGTCCGAAGTCCGCACCGTGAGCGCGGACAAGATCCCCGAGGACTCCCGCTACCCCGGCGCGCACGTCGACATCGACGGCGAGCACGGCCACGTCGAGACCATCATCGGCGGCCGCGCCCGCGTCGACTTCAACCACGCCCTCGCCGGCGAGGACATCGAGTACGAGTACGAGATCGTCGACGAGGTCACGGACACCCTCGAGAAGGCCCGTGGCATGATCTCGATGTACTTCGACGTCGAACTCGACATGCACATCGAGACCGACGAGGTCGAGGAGGAAGTCCCCGCGGAGGACGAGGACGAGGAGCCCGAGACGGAGACGGTGGAGCAGGAGACGCTCTACATCGAATCCGACCCGCAGCTCCAGTTCAACCAGCAGTGGATGATGGGCAAACAGCAGATCCTCCAGCAGGTCATGCAGCAGACCGGCATCGACCGCGTCATCGTCCAGGAGATCATCGACGGCTCCGGCATGGGCGGCATGATGGGCGGGATGGGCGGTATGATGGGCGGCATGGGCGGCGGCGAGGACCTCGGTGACCTCGAGGACGCCCTCGAAGACGCCGACGTCGACGCCGACGAAATCGCCGAGGAGCTCGAAGCCGAAGACCTCGAGTAAACCACCCGACCTCCGACTGTTCACGTTCTTTCGCGACACGACCGACAGCGACGGCCGTCGCGTCCGCCGCGGAGTTTCGTCGACCACGCCACCGGTCGCCGCTGTCCGAACGGTTATCCGATTCCTCGCCCAATATCGTGGTATGAGAATCTACACCACGCCGACGGTCGGGCATCGTTCAGTGAACGCGTTCGAGAAATGGGGTCCCGACGATGCGCGTTGACGACCGCTGGTACCGCGCCCAGCAGTCCGCACAGCGCGGCGAGCAGGCCTATCACGACCTGCGCGAGCGCTACGACGACTTCACCGAACGCGAACGCACTCAGCGCGTCTCCCGCGGCCACTTCGAGACGCTGGTCGACCGCATCGACGCCACCGGCGCGCCGTTCGGCGCACACACCCTCGTCTACCGTCCCGACGGCGACCTCCTCCTCGTCCGCCACACCGGCGTCGACCTCTGGGTCCTCCCCGGCGGCGGCGTCGAATCCCACGAATCCTACCGCGAAGCCGCCGAGCGCGAACTCCGCGAGGAAGCCGGCGTCGACGCGACCTACGACGGCCTCGCCATCCTCACCCGCCTCACCATCGAGAGCGGCGACTACCGGACCACCGGCGTCCTCCCCGTCTTCGAAGCGACCACGGACCAATCACCCGTCCCCGACGACCCCGACGAGGAGATCAGCGCCGCCCGCTGGTTCACCGACCTCCCCCGCGACACCCGCGACCGCGACACCCTCGTCCAGTGGCGCAACCGCCGCCTCCGCGCCTGACGGAAACACCGTCCGGAGACCTCGCGCCACGGGACACACGAAACCGTCTCCTCCGGCGTTGACACTCCACCAGCGTACGGACCGCAAAAACCGTCGGCTCGCCGCGACTCTCGTTACTCTTCGTCGACGTCGGCTTCCTCGAGGTTGTCCTCGGGGACGCCGGCCTCCTGCCCGTCGTCGAACGACACGGTGTAGTTCGCGTCGCCGAACATCGTCTCGACCTTCTGCGTGATCTTCCCGGTCTCGCCGTCGTACTCGGAGTGCTCGTCGTGCAGGACGACGTGGTCGCCTTCTTCGAAGCTCATACCTCCCCGTTAGACCACCCCGGAGAAAAGTGGCGTGATATCCGATTTCCACCCGACTCACTCACGCAGCGCTCCGCCTCCGACCACGTCGCCGACGCCGCACCGACCGCTCGCCTCGACGCGGTTCTCACTCCTCATCGTTTGTCAATCGCGCTGGCTCGCGTCCCGCCTCACTCACGCGAACTCCGGTCGTTCCGAACCGCGTCGTCCCTCCGAACCACGTCACTTCCACTCTTTCCCGTCTCTCGTCTCGGCGTCCATGCGGCGGAGGGCGGCGCGGGCGTTGGAGGCGTGGTAGCCGAAGTAGACGTCGTCGGCGTATTCGCCGGCGACTTCGGCGGCGTGGATGAGGTTTTCGACGTCGGGGTCGACAGCGTACAGTTCGACGGAGAACGGGATGTCGAGGGCGTCCCGGAAGCCGCGGCAGAGCGTTTCGAGCCAGTAGGTGGTGCCGTAGGCGGTGTCGTAGATGGGGACGACGAACTCGTCGACGTACTCGGAGAGGGCGTCGAGGTCGAGGCCGGCGCGCTCGTAGAGGTGACCGGGGTAGGGGTCGGGGTAGAGGGTGAGGTAGAGCTTTCCAGGAATTCGTTTGTCGGCTTCCTCGACGAACTCGGTGATGACGTCGGCTCGCCACGCCTGCCAGTCGTCGAACTCGCTCTCCGCGAAGGTGTCTTCGCAGCGGTCGCAGCGGCAGTATCCGTCGCGGGGGAAGCCGACGTCGTCGAGGCGGACGTCGTCGTTGGCGTCCGCGCAGGCTTTGACGACTTCGAGGAGCCCGTTCTTGTAGTGCCCGGCGCTCGGGCAGATGTAGCCCCAGTCGAAGAAGGTGCTGTCGCGGGTGGCGCGGTTGCCGTCGGCGTCGACGGGGACGAGGTCGGGGTCGGTTTCGGCGGTGGCGGTGTCGCCGAAGCAGGAGACCATGTTCACGGCGTTCGGCACGGGGTCGGTGTGGCGGCCGGTGACGTCCTTGACCTCGTAGAAGCCCGTGTCGAACTCCGCCCAGTCGAGTTCCTCGGCGTTCCGCGTGACGACGCCGTACATAGATTCTACTTGGGGTGCGGTCGGGGTAAGCGATTCGCTTCTCTGGAAAACGTTATACCGCCGGCTGACGGACTACGTGTCATTCCGATGTCTGTCGTCGTTCACGCGCGGACGGGGGCGTCCTCGCCGTCGTTCGACCCGTCCGGGTTCGGGGTGACGGTGAAACCCGCCGACTCCGTGGAGGGTGTCGTGGACGCGCTCGCCGCGAGCAGGGTGGACTGCGTGGTCTGCGCGGTCGACCCGGCGTCCGGGGACGGCCTCGACGTGCTGCGCGCGGTCCGCGACCGCGACCCCGCGCTCCCGGTGCTCGCGTACACGGACGCCGACGACGCCGAGGCCGCAGCAGAAGTGACGCGCGCCGGGGCGACCGAGTACGTCTCGGCGGAACGCCTCACTGACGCGGACGCGGCGCTTCGCGACCGAATCCGCGCGCTCACCGACGCCGGGACGCCGCTCGGCCCGGTCGTCGAGTCCTCGCCGGACCCGACGCTCCTCCTCGCGGGCGACTACACGGTCCGCTACCGAAACGCCGCCGCGGCCGACTTCGCACCCGCGACCGCAGTCGGTGACTCCGTCTTCGACGTGGTCCACGACGCGGACGCCGACGCGGTCCGCGCGGCCGCCGAGCACGGTGACTCGGACGGCTCGGTCGTCGTCCGGCTCCGCGACGGCGAGGGCGAGTGGCGGCGCGCGTCAGTGCGCGTCGCGGACCGCCGTGCCGACCGCCGCGTGAACGGGTTCGTCGTCACGATGCGGGACGCGAGCGACGCGGCCGTCGACGAGCACGTCGTCGCGCAGGCGGTCCACGACCTCCGCACGCCGCTCGCGACCGCGCGAACCTACCTCGACATCGCCCGGGACGACCCCGACCGCCTCGACGACGTCGACGCTGCCCACGACCGCCTCGAAACCCTCGTCGACGACCTGCGTACGCTCGCCACCGCGGGGCGCGCCCTCGACGAGCCGGAGCGCGTCGACCCCGCAGCCATCGCACGGGAGGCCTGGGAGACGTCCGGTGCGGCCGACGTGACGTTCGTCGTCGACACCGACCCCGACGAACTCGCCGGCGACCCGGAGCGCCTGCGCCGACTCTTCGAGAACCTCTTCCGGAACGCCTGCGACCACGGCGCGTCCACCGTTCGCCTCGCCGCCGTCGACGGCGGGTTCGCGGTCGAGGACGACGGCGACGGTATCCCCGAATCCGACCGCGACGCCGTCTTCGAACAGGGGTTCACGACGCGCGACGACGGCACGGGATACGGCCTCGCCATCGTCGAGGAGATCGCGGACGCCCACGGTCTGACTGCGCGCGTCGAGGAGAGCGCGGACGGCGGCGCACGATTCGTTTTCACCCGCGACACACATGTCGGCGGACGTGACGATAGTAAGTGCTAAGAGGTCCCAGCGCCGTCTGTGTGCATAGTGACAGCCCCCCACGGGCAGACCTATCAGGGGAATCCATGTCGAACTCGCAGTCGGACGTGACGCCGAACGAGAACCCCGAGATCCTGGTCGTCGAAGACGACGAAGCGCTCGCCGAAGCCATGGCCGTCTGGCTCGGTGCCGAATACGACGTGACGACGGCGACCGACGCCGCGACCGCGCGAGCGAGCGTCCACGACGGCCTCGACGCCATCCTCCTCGACCGAAACCTCCCCGACGCCTCCGGCGGCGACGTCCTCAGAGCCATCCGCGACGACGGCTACACCGTTCCCGTCGCCATGGTCACCGGCGTCGAACCCGACGCCGACGACGCCGCGCTCCCCTTCGACGACTACCTCGTGAAACCAGCGACGCGGAGCGACCTCACCGACCTCGTCGAACGCCTCCGGCGGCGCGGACGCTACGACGACGCGTTCCGCGACTACTACGCGCTCGTCACGAAACGCGCCACGCTCCGCACGTCCAACGCCGACGGCGAGCTCGCGGCGTCCACGGACTACCGGGAGCTAGAGACACGGATCGCGGAACGCGAACGCCGTCTGGACGACGCCGTCACGGCCATCGACGAACACGACGACGTCGCGGCGATTTTCGAGAAACTCTCCTAGTCGATGCGGTCGATGTCCTCGGGTTCGGCGTCCTCGCCGACGAGGACCTTCCAGATGAGGGCGATCAGGAGCAGTGCGACGGCGACTTTCACGATGGAGCGGGCCATATCCGAGTGAGTGTTCGCCTCCCCTATACGTCTTCGGGGATGTGAGCGAGAGTGTACGCGAGAATGCGAGCGGCGATGCGAGCGGCGGTCGCGCGACCGCTACACGTCGATGTGGGCGGTGAGGTCGTCGCGGATGATGGTCTCGCAGTACTCACAGCGCACGCCGTCGTCGAGGACGGAGAAGTCGGTGTCGACGGGTTCGCCGGCGTTCGTGATGCACTCGCGGTTCGGGCACTGGAGGATGCCGACGACCTCCGCGGGGCGGGTGACGCGGTTCTTCTCGACGACCTCGTACTCCCGGATGATGTTGATGGTGGCGTCGGGCGCGATGAGGGAGAGCACGTCGAGTTCCCCCTGGCTGAGCTCGCGGCTCTCGACTTTCACGACGTCCTTCTTCCCGAGGCGTTTCGACGGGACGTTCATCCCGAGACTCACCGTCTCGCCGCCGGTGCCGTCGATGCCGAGGATGGCGAGGACGTGGAGGGCTTCGCCGGCGGTGACGTGGTCGATGACGGTGCCGGAGCGAATCTTGTTGACGCGGAGTTCGGTGTCTGTGTCAGTCATCGGTCTGGAGGAGGCTGTCGAGGAGCGCCATGCGGACGGGGACGCCGTTGTGCGCCTGGTCGAAGTACGTCGCGTTCGAGGTGTCGTCGATGGCGGCCGAAATCTCGTCGACCCGCGGGAGGGGATGCATCACGGCGACGTCGTCCTTCGCGTCGTCGAGCGTCTCCGGCGTGATGCGGTACTGGCCGGCGACCTTCTGGTACTCGTCTTCGTCCGGGAAGCGCTCGCGCTGGATGCGCGTCACGTAGAGCACGTCGAGCGCGGGGAGGACGGCTTCTAACTCCTCGTGCTCGCGGACGTGCGCGCCGGCCTCGTGGAGGTCGTAGCGAACACTCCGCGGGAGTTTCAGGCTCTGCGGGCTGATGAAGTGCTGGCGGACGTCGAAGTTCGTGAGCGCGTGCGCGAGCGAGTGGACCGTTCGTCCGTACTTCAGGTCGCCCATGATACCGATGGTGAGGTCGTCGAGGCCCGCGTTCTCCCGAATCGTGTAGAGGTCGAGGAGCGTCTGACTCGGATGGTGGCCCGCGCCGTCGCCCGCGTTCACGAGCGGGACGTCGACGTGCTCGGCCGCCATCTTCGCTGCGCCCTGCTTCGGGTGGCGGAGGACGATGCCGTCCGCGTACCCCTCGATGACGCGGACGGTGTCAGCGAGCGACTCGCCTTTCTTCACGGAGGAGGACTCGACTGAGCCCATGTCGATGACGTCGCCGCCGAGGCGCTTCGCGGCGGTCTCGAAGCTCATCTTCGTCCGCGTGCTCGGCTCGAAGAAACAGAGCGCGAGGAGCTTCCCCGGGTGTCGGTCGCCCGCGGCAGACGGGTCGGCCGCGAACTCGCTCGCCCGGTCGAGGACGGTCTCGATGTCCTCCCGTGAGAGCTGTTTCGCGGTCAGGAGGCTACGCCCAAGCATTATCTATCCTCGTGGCCGGAGCCGCCTTGAATCTCCCGAAGCGCCCACGAACCTTTATCGCCGAGGCCGCGGCGAGACGCGGGTATGCTCGCTATCGCCGGTGGGAAGGGCGGCACCGGGAAGACGACGACGACGCTCGCGCTCGCGGCCGCCTACGGCCGACAACGCCGCCGCGTCCTCGCCGTCGACGCCGACGCGGACGCGCCGAACCTCCACCTCGTCGCCGGCGTCGACGCGGGCGAAGGCGTGCGCGCGCTCGCCGCCGGCCGCGACCCCCGGGCCGTCGCGCGACCCGCACCGGGGACGCCCGGCGTCTGGGTCGCGCCCGCCCGGCCCGGCGCACCCGTCGCGGACGCCCTCGACACACTCGCCGTCGACGAGAACGCGTCGGTCCTCGTCGACTGCCCGGCCGGCGCGGGCCCGGACGCCGTCGCGCCGCTCCGCGCCGCCGACCGCGCACTCCTCGTCACGACGCCAACCCGACACGCCGTCGCGGACACCGTGAAGACCGCGGC
This sequence is a window from Halocalculus aciditolerans. Protein-coding genes within it:
- a CDS encoding methionine adenosyltransferase, whose product is MTERNIRVQTLDRGAVEDEAVEIVERKGIGHPDSICDGIAERVSRELAQTYLDRVGKVLHYNTDETQLVAGNAAPAYGGGEVVEPIYILIVGRATKYYVDDDGVEHHIPVDSIALEAARDYLREHFPDLDLETDVIVDVKLGEGSGDLQDVFGEDGKQVPMANDTSFGVGHAPLTETETLVLETERYLNRAFHDDHPGIGQDVKVMGKREGDQIDLTVAAAAVDAYIDGLDDYEALVGDIQSAVLDLADEYTTRDVSVHVNTADDYEDGSIYLTTTGTSAEQGDDGSVGRGNRANGLITPNRSMSMEATSGKNPVNHIGKIYNLLSTEIAHSVVDEVEGIRDLRVRLLSQIGRPIDEPHVADVHVVTDDDTAIADVEADIQAIVDDELANVTDITQRVIDGELSTF
- the cyaB gene encoding class IV adenylate cyclase encodes the protein MYEVEVKVPADHDEVRAALADTDATESDTVHQSDTYYNAPHRDFEATDEALRIRRVRFEDDTERTEAARVTYKGPKVDTKSKTRREIEVGVGDGDDMGAILEALDFDPAATVNKTRTHFDFKGYTVTLDTVEGVGEFVEVERESGDVESAREGAFDVLRDLGLDPESQVTTSYLGLLLE
- a CDS encoding DUF7511 domain-containing protein, which codes for MSTQSHLVDPDADALAAVVESGVTGPDRCTVYPRDLPEADRTTTWLTVNASVLCDLDDHR
- a CDS encoding FKBP-type peptidyl-prolyl cis-trans isomerase, translating into MSDDQEADVADETEADEAAEEETGFQRGDFIKLAYTARTVEDGDLVDTTDKEVAEEADVDVEDRDFSPRTIVLGEGHIFEPVEEDIIGKEIGDDGSVVVPAADAFGEYDESEVRTVSADKIPEDSRYPGAHVDIDGEHGHVETIIGGRARVDFNHALAGEDIEYEYEIVDEVTDTLEKARGMISMYFDVELDMHIETDEVEEEVPAEDEDEEPETETVEQETLYIESDPQLQFNQQWMMGKQQILQQVMQQTGIDRVIVQEIIDGSGMGGMMGGMGGMMGGMGGGEDLGDLEDALEDADVDADEIAEELEAEDLE
- a CDS encoding NUDIX hydrolase, whose translation is MRVDDRWYRAQQSAQRGEQAYHDLRERYDDFTERERTQRVSRGHFETLVDRIDATGAPFGAHTLVYRPDGDLLLVRHTGVDLWVLPGGGVESHESYREAAERELREEAGVDATYDGLAILTRLTIESGDYRTTGVLPVFEATTDQSPVPDDPDEEISAARWFTDLPRDTRDRDTLVQWRNRRLRA
- a CDS encoding DUF1918 domain-containing protein, with amino-acid sequence MSFEEGDHVVLHDEHSEYDGETGKITQKVETMFGDANYTVSFDDGQEAGVPEDNLEEADVDEE
- a CDS encoding ATP-binding response regulator, which codes for MSVVVHARTGASSPSFDPSGFGVTVKPADSVEGVVDALAASRVDCVVCAVDPASGDGLDVLRAVRDRDPALPVLAYTDADDAEAAAEVTRAGATEYVSAERLTDADAALRDRIRALTDAGTPLGPVVESSPDPTLLLAGDYTVRYRNAAAADFAPATAVGDSVFDVVHDADADAVRAAAEHGDSDGSVVVRLRDGEGEWRRASVRVADRRADRRVNGFVVTMRDASDAAVDEHVVAQAVHDLRTPLATARTYLDIARDDPDRLDDVDAAHDRLETLVDDLRTLATAGRALDEPERVDPAAIAREAWETSGAADVTFVVDTDPDELAGDPERLRRLFENLFRNACDHGASTVRLAAVDGGFAVEDDGDGIPESDRDAVFEQGFTTRDDGTGYGLAIVEEIADAHGLTARVEESADGGARFVFTRDTHVGGRDDSKC
- a CDS encoding HalX domain-containing protein, which translates into the protein MSNSQSDVTPNENPEILVVEDDEALAEAMAVWLGAEYDVTTATDAATARASVHDGLDAILLDRNLPDASGGDVLRAIRDDGYTVPVAMVTGVEPDADDAALPFDDYLVKPATRSDLTDLVERLRRRGRYDDAFRDYYALVTKRATLRTSNADGELAASTDYRELETRIAERERRLDDAVTAIDEHDDVAAIFEKLS
- the pyrI gene encoding aspartate carbamoyltransferase regulatory subunit, with product MTDTDTELRVNKIRSGTVIDHVTAGEALHVLAILGIDGTGGETVSLGMNVPSKRLGKKDVVKVESRELSQGELDVLSLIAPDATINIIREYEVVEKNRVTRPAEVVGILQCPNRECITNAGEPVDTDFSVLDDGVRCEYCETIIRDDLTAHIDV
- the pyrB gene encoding aspartate carbamoyltransferase produces the protein MLGRSLLTAKQLSREDIETVLDRASEFAADPSAAGDRHPGKLLALCFFEPSTRTKMSFETAAKRLGGDVIDMGSVESSSVKKGESLADTVRVIEGYADGIVLRHPKQGAAKMAAEHVDVPLVNAGDGAGHHPSQTLLDLYTIRENAGLDDLTIGIMGDLKYGRTVHSLAHALTNFDVRQHFISPQSLKLPRSVRYDLHEAGAHVREHEELEAVLPALDVLYVTRIQRERFPDEDEYQKVAGQYRITPETLDDAKDDVAVMHPLPRVDEISAAIDDTSNATYFDQAHNGVPVRMALLDSLLQTDD
- a CDS encoding MinD/ParA family ATP-binding protein, which gives rise to MLAIAGGKGGTGKTTTTLALAAAYGRQRRRVLAVDADADAPNLHLVAGVDAGEGVRALAAGRDPRAVARPAPGTPGVWVAPARPGAPVADALDTLAVDENASVLVDCPAGAGPDAVAPLRAADRALLVTTPTRHAVADTVKTAAMARALDTHVAGVLVTKTDTVPDRLARAFDAPVLAAVPEATRLMKISAARTVYDGISGFLGPNP